One segment of Aquimarina sp. BL5 DNA contains the following:
- a CDS encoding WG repeat-containing protein, with amino-acid sequence MKKALLITLALVFGLQIVFSQELAKAREDGKFGYINKKAEFVIQPKYKKANSFADGVALVLDGEKWGYINPNGEWLLEPQFRKAEDFNSGVAMVLKGEEWIYIDKQGKELSYSNAEKLYPFKDGVAFVREGKMVGLMNPKGEIIVKPTYKIIKGFRGGYARFANQSGLWGIIDNKGNIVIKPEYTFVGNYVNGVVRAKKGEEVFGIASANSFNKVDGATKIWDFKDGGKYTIARKNDKIGFVDKEGKWVIEPQFIEAKAFKNGYACVYDGNKWGFIDTNGKVVVDYKYDDVDYFAANGLAPVKMEDWGFVNTKGELVIETKYGITAFLGKRAVKGFINDLARVKYKKKWGFLKPDGKLLGDKWFKNLEPFIKIK; translated from the coding sequence ATGAAAAAAGCACTTTTAATTACACTAGCATTAGTATTTGGTTTACAAATAGTATTTTCTCAAGAACTTGCAAAGGCGCGAGAAGATGGGAAATTTGGGTACATTAATAAAAAAGCGGAGTTTGTAATTCAGCCAAAGTATAAAAAAGCAAATAGTTTTGCAGACGGCGTAGCATTAGTTTTGGATGGTGAAAAATGGGGATATATCAATCCCAATGGAGAATGGCTTCTAGAACCACAGTTTAGAAAAGCTGAAGATTTTAACAGTGGAGTAGCCATGGTTCTTAAAGGCGAAGAATGGATTTATATAGACAAACAAGGCAAGGAGTTATCTTATTCGAATGCTGAAAAACTATATCCTTTTAAAGATGGTGTGGCTTTTGTTAGAGAAGGTAAAATGGTTGGTTTAATGAATCCAAAAGGAGAAATTATTGTAAAACCTACTTATAAAATTATTAAAGGTTTTAGAGGTGGATATGCTAGATTTGCTAATCAATCAGGACTATGGGGAATTATTGATAATAAAGGAAACATTGTAATTAAACCGGAGTACACATTTGTTGGAAACTATGTTAATGGTGTTGTAAGAGCCAAAAAAGGAGAAGAAGTATTTGGTATTGCTTCCGCTAATTCTTTCAATAAAGTTGATGGGGCTACTAAGATTTGGGACTTTAAAGATGGTGGGAAGTATACGATTGCACGTAAAAACGATAAAATAGGATTTGTAGATAAAGAAGGTAAATGGGTTATAGAACCTCAGTTTATAGAGGCAAAAGCATTTAAAAATGGATATGCCTGTGTTTATGATGGTAACAAATGGGGCTTTATTGATACTAATGGTAAAGTGGTTGTTGATTATAAGTATGATGATGTTGATTATTTTGCTGCTAATGGGTTGGCTCCAGTTAAAATGGAAGATTGGGGGTTTGTAAATACAAAAGGAGAATTGGTGATAGAGACCAAGTATGGAATTACTGCTTTTTTAGGTAAAAGAGCTGTGAAAGGATTTATAAATGATTTAGCACGAGTGAAATAT